The proteins below are encoded in one region of Eulemur rufifrons isolate Redbay chromosome 2, OSU_ERuf_1, whole genome shotgun sequence:
- the CALR gene encoding calreticulin: MLLSVPLLLGLLGLAAAKPSVYFKEQFLDGDGWTHRWIESKHKSDFGKFVLGSGKFYGDQEKDKGLQTSQDARFYALSARFEPFSNKGQTLVVQFTVKHEQNIDCGGGYVKLFPDGLDQTDMHGDSEYNIMFGPDICGPGTKKVHVIFNYKGKNVLINKDIRCKDDEFTHLYTLIVRPDNTYEVKIDNSQVESGSLEDDWDFLPPKKIKDPDAAKPEDWDERAKIDDPTDSKPEDWDKPEHIPDPDAKKPEDWDEEMDGEWEPPVIQNPEYKGEWKPRQIDNPDYKGTWIHPEIDNPEYSPDANIYAYDSFAVLGLDLWQVKSGTIFDNFLITNDEAYAEEFGNETWGVTKAAEKQMKDKQDEEQRLKEEEEDKKRKEEEEAEDKEDEEDKDEDEEDEEDKEDDEEEDTPGQAKDEL, translated from the exons ATGCTGCTATCCGTGCCGCTGCTGCTCGGCCTCCTCGGCCTGGCCGCCGCCAAGCCCTCCGTCTATTTCAAGGAGCAGTTTTTGGACGGAG ATGGATGGACCCACCGCTGGATTGAATCCAAACACAAGTCAGATTTTGGCAAATTCGTCCTCGGTTCCGGCAAGTTCTACGGTGACCAGGAGAAAGATAAAG GGTTGCAGACTAGCCAGGATGCCCGCTTTTACGCTCTGTCGGCCAGATTTGAGCCCTTCAGCAACAAGGGCCAGACGCTGGTGGTGCAGTTCACTGTGAAACACGAGCAGAACATCGACTGTGGGGGCGGTTACGTGAAACTGTTTCCTGATGGTTTGGACCAGACGGACATGCACGGAGATTCGGAATACAACATCATGTTTG GCCCTGACATCTGTGGCCCTGGCACCAAGAAGGTTCATGTCATCTTCAACTACAAGGGCAAGAACGTGTTGATCAACAAGGACATCCGTTGCAAG GACGATGAGTTTACACACCTGTACACACTGATCGTGCGGCCAGACAACACTTATGAGGTCAAGATCGACAACAGCCAGGTGGAGTCGGGCTCCTTGGAGGACGATTGGGACTTCCTGCCACCCAAGAAGATAAAGGATCCTGATGCTGCCAAGCCGGAAGACTGGGATGAGCGGGCCAAGATTGATGACCCCACAGACTCTAAGCCCGAG GATTGGGACAAGCCTGAGCACATTCCTGACCCTGATGCTAAGAAGCCTGAGGACTGGGATGAAGAGATGGATGGAGAGTGGGAGCCACCAGTCATTCAGAACCCCGAGTACAAG GGCGAGTGGAAGCCCCGGCAGATCGACAACCCAGATTACAAGGGCACCTGGATCCACCCAGAAATCGACAACCCTGAGTACTCCCCTGATGCCAACATCTATGCCTACGATAGCTTTGCTGTGCTGGGCCTCGATCTCTGGCAG GTCAAGTCTGGCACCATCTTTGACAACTTCCTCATCACCAACGATGAGGCATATGCTGAGGAGTTTGGGAACGAGACGTGGGGTGTCACAAAG GCAGCAGAGAAGCAAATGAAAGACAAACAGGATGAGGAGCAGAGGctcaaagaggaggaggaggacaagaagcgcaaggaggaagaggaggctgaggacAAGGAAGATGAGGAGGACAAAGACGAAGATGAAGAGGATGAAGAGGACAAAGAGGACGACGAAGAGGAAGACACCCCCGGCCAGGCCAAGGACGAGCTGTAG
- the FARSA gene encoding phenylalanine--tRNA ligase alpha subunit encodes MADGPVAELLLRRLEAADGGLDSAELAAELGVEHQAVVGAVKSLQALGEVIEAELRSTKRWELTAEGEEIAREGSHEARVFRSVPPEGLAQSELMRLPSGKVGFSKAMSNKWIRVDKSAADGPRVFRVVDSMEDEVQRRLQLVRGAQAEKLGEKEKSELRKRKLLTEVTLKTYWVSKGSAFSTSISKQETELSPEMISSGSWRDRPFKSYNFAARGVLPDSGHLHPLLKVRSQFRQIFLEMGFTEMPTDNFIESSFWNFDALFQPQQHPARDQHDTFFLRDPAEALQLPMDYVQRVKRTHSQGGYGSQGYKYNWKLDEARKNLLRTHTTSASARALYRLAQKKPFTPAKYFSIDRVFRNETLDATHLAEFHQIEGVVADHGLTLGHLMGVLREFFTKLGITQLRFKPAYNPYTEPSMEVFSYHQGLKKWVEVGNSGIFRPEMLLPMGLPENVSVIAWGLSLERPTMIKYGINNIRELVGHKVNLQMVYDSPLCRLDAEQRPAQTQVAA; translated from the exons ATGGCTGATGGTCCGGTGGCGGAGCTACTGCTGCGGCGGCTGGAGGCGGCCGATGGCGGCCTGGACAGCGCGGAGCTGGCGGCCGAGCTGGGCGTGGAGCACCAAGCGGTGGTGGGCGCCGTGAAGAGCCTGCAGGCGCTGGGCGAG GTCATCGAAGCTGAACTTCGCTCCACCAAGCGCTGGGAGCTTACTGCCGAGGGCGAGGAGATCGCCCGGGAGGGTAGCCACGAGGCCCGTGTGTTTCGCAGTGTCCCTCCcgagggcctggcccagagcgAGCTCATG CGACTGCCCAGTGGCAAAGTGGGCTTCAGCAAGGCCATGTCCAACAAGTGGATCCGTGTGGACAAGAGCGCGGCCGACGGGCCCCGGGTGTTCCGCGTG GTGGACAGCATGGAGGACGAGGTGCAGCGGCGGCTCCAGTTGGTCCGGGGGGCACAGGCCGAGAAGCTGGGCGAGAAGGAGAAGAGCGAgctgaggaagaggaagctgCTGACTGAAGT GACCCTGAAGACCTACTGGGTGAGCAAAGGCAGCGCCTTCAGCACCAGCATCTCCAAGCAGGAGACGGAGCTTAGCCCAGAGATGATCTCCAG TGGCTCCTGGCGGGACCGGCCCTTCAAGTCCTATAACTTCGCGGCCCGCGGCGTCCTCCCTGACAGTGGCCACCTGCACCCCCTGCTCAAGGTCCGCTCCCAGTTCCGCCAGATCTTCCTGGAGATGGG GTTCACCGAGATGCCCACCGACAACTTCATCGAGAGCTCCTTCTGGAACTTTGATGCCCTCTTCCAGCCCCAGCAGCACCCAGCGCGTGACCAGCACGACACCTTCTTCCTTCGAG ATCCAGCCGAGGCCCTGCAGCTCCCCATGGACTACGTCCAGCGGGTCAAGCGGACCCACTCTCAGGGTGGCTACGGCTCACAGGG GTACAAGTACAACTGGAAGCTGGACGAGGCCCGGAAAAATCTGCTGCGCACGCATACCACGTCGGCCAGCGCGCGCGCCCTCTACCGCCTTGCCCAGAAG AAGCCTTTCACGCCAGCCAAGTACTTCTCCATTGACCGTGTATTCCGGAATGAGACCCTCGATGCCACGCACCTGGCCGAGTTCCACCAGATCGAGGGCGTTGTGGCTGACCATGGCCTCACCCTGGGCCACCTGATGGGTGTGCTTCGGGAGTTCTTCACCAAGCTGG GTATCACTCAACTGCGCTTTAAGCCAGCCTACAACCCATACACGGAGCCTAGCATGGAGGTGTTCAGCTACCACCAAG GCCTGAAGAAGTGGGTGGAGGTCGGGAACTCTGGGATCTTCCGCCCTGAGATGCTTCTGCCCATGGGGCTTCCTGAGAATGTGTCGGTCATTGCCTGGGGCCTCTCGCTGGAGCG CCCAACAATGATCAAATATGGCATCAACAACATCCGGGAGCTGGTGGGCCACAAGGTGAACCTGCAGATGGTGTATGACAGTCCCCTGTGCCGCCTGGATGCTGAGCAGAGGCCCGCTCAGACACAGGTGGCTGCGTGA
- the SYCE2 gene encoding synaptonemal complex central element protein 2, with product MERQGVDVPHVECKDQEPLPLGESKEHQQCEENREEEAGAGPASASRQLTVLEGKSVPYFSSLDSSIDTLKKRAQELIENINESRQKDHALMTNFRDSLKIKVSDLTEKLEERMYQIYNHHNKIIQEKLQQFTQKMAKISHLETELKQVCHTVETVYKDLYVQPESLRLRHGPDLYRGSSPPRSRHVRSSCGCDTTSQATTSEEQTHRDSEC from the exons ATGGAGCGACAAGGA GTGGACGTGCCCCATGTAGAGTGCAAGGACCAGGAGCCACTGCCGTTGGGGGAGAGCAAGGAGCATCAGCAGTGTGAGGAGAACCGCGAGGAGGAAGCTGGTGCAGGGCCTGCTAG TGCCAGTCGCCAGCTGACGGTGCTGGAAGGGAAGTCAGTCCCCTACTTCTCCTCCCTGGACTCCAGCATCGACACCCTGAAGAAGAGAGCCCAGGAACTGATCGAAAACATCAACGAGAGCAGACAGAAGGACCATGCATTGATGACCAACTTCAGGGATAGCCTCAAGATCAAG GTTTCAGATCTGACAGAGAAGTTAGAGGAGAGGATGTACCAAATTTATAATCACCACAACAAGATCATCCAGGAAAAGCTCCAACAATTCACCCAGAAGATGGCAAAAATCAGCCATTTGGAGACAGAGCTCAAACAAGTCTGCCACACTGTGGAGACCGTGTACAAAGACCTGTATGTCCAGCCTGAG AGTTTAAGACTCAGACATGGGCCAGACCTCTATAGGGGGAGCTCCCCACCACGTTCCAGACATGTTCGTTCCTCCTGTGGCTGTGACACTACTTCTCAG GCCACTACTTCAGAAGAGCAGACCCACAGAGATAGTGAATGCTGA
- the GCDH gene encoding glutaryl-CoA dehydrogenase, mitochondrial — protein MALRGLSARLLGCGPGLRVLRTWVSTAAQTEKGGRTQSRPAKSSQPQFDWQDPLVLEEQLTEDETLIRDTFRSYCHERLMPRILLANRNEVFHREIISEMGELGVLGPTIKGYGCAGVSSVAYGLLARELERVDSGYRSAMSVQSSLVMHPIYAYGSEEQRQKYLPRLAKGELLGCFGLTEPNCGSDPSSMETRAQHNPSNKSYTLNGTKTWITNSPVADLFVVWARCEDGCIRGFLLEKGMQGLSAPKIEGKFSLRASATGMIIMDGVEVPEENVLPNASGLGGPFGCLNNARYGITWGVLGAAEFCLHTARQYALDRIQFGVPLARNQLIQKKLADMLTEITLGLHACLQLGRLKDQDKAAPEMVSLLKRNNCGKALDIARQARDMLGGNGISDEYHVIRHAMNLEAVNTYEGTHDIHALILGRAITGIQAFKAGK, from the exons ATGGCCCTGAGAGGCCTCTCCGCGCGGCTGCTGGGCTGCGGGCCGGGTCTGCGCGTCCTGCGCACATGGGTCTCGACGGCGGCGCAGACCG AGAAAGGCGGGAGGACACAGAGTCGACCGGCCAAGT CCTCGCAACCCCAGTTTGACTGGCAAGACCCGCTGGTGCTGGAGGAGCAGCTGACGGAAGATGAGACCCTCATCAGGGACACCTTCCGCAGCTACTGCCATGAGCGACTCATGCCTCGCATCCTGCTGGCCAATCGCAACGAAG TTTTTCATCGGGAGATCATCTCGGAAATGGGGGAGCTGGGTGTGCTGGGCCCCACCATTAAAG GGTATGGCTGTGCTGGGGTCTCATCTGTGGCCTACGGGCTCCTGGCCCGAGAGCTGGAGCGGGTGGACAGTGGCTACAGGTCAGCAATGAGTGTCCAGTCGTCCCTTGTCATGCATCCTATCTACGCCTATGGCAGTGAGGAGCAGCGGCAGAAGTACCTGCCCCGGCTGG CCAAGGGGGAGCTCCTGGGCTGCTTTGGGCTCACAGAGCCCAACTGTGGGAGTGACCCCAGCAGCATGGAGACCAGAGCCCAGCACAACCCATCCAACAAGAGCTACACCCTCAATGGGACCAAGACCTG GATCACCAACTCGCCTGTGGCCGACCTATTTGTAGTGTGGGCTCGGTGTGAAGATGGCTGCATTCGGGGCTTCTTGCTGGAGAAGGGGATGCAGGGTCTCTCAGCCCCCAAGATCGAGGGCAAGTTCTCCCTGCGGGCCTCGGCCACGGGCATGATCATCATGGACGGCGTGGAGGTGCCCGAGGAGAACGTGCTGCCCAACGCGTCTGGCCTGGGG GGTCCCTTTGGCTGCCTGAACAATGCCCGCTATGGCATCACATGGGGCGTGCTTGGAGCCGCCGAGTTCTGTTTGCACACGGCCCGGCAGTATGCCCTGGACAG GATCCAGTTTGGTGTCCCACTGGCCAGGAACCAGCTGATTCAGAAGAAGCTGGCCGACATGCTCACTGAGATCACGCTGGGCCTCCATGCCTGCCTGCAGCTCGGCCGCTTGAAGGATCAGGACAA GGCCGCCCCAGAAATGGTCTCCCTGCTGAAGAGGAATAACTGTGGGAAAGCCCTGGACATCGCCCGCCAGGCCCGGGACATGCTGGGCGGGAACGGGATTTCTGACGAGTATCACGTGATCCGGCATGCCATGAACCTGGAAGCTGTGAACACCTATGAAG GTACACATGACATTCACGCTCTGATCCTCGGCAGAGCTATCACGGGAATTCAGGCGTTCAAGGCTGGCAAGTGA